In bacterium, a single window of DNA contains:
- the gvpN gene encoding gas vesicle protein GvpN has product MIDEMTTVLEPSPLPDFIETKYVRDITQRALSYIKAGFPVHLRGPSGTGKTTLAMHLASKITRPVVMIHGDEEFTTSDLVGGEYGYRIKKVVDRFISRVLKTEEDMVKRWVDNRLTVACKYGFTLIYDEFTRSRPEANNILLSILQEKMMDLPVGRGGEEPYLRVDPNFTAIFTSNPEEYAGVHRSQDALRDRMITMDLDHFDYDTEVAITRAKSKLSKPRAEMIVKIVRGLRESGKCEFAPTVRGCIMIARTLKVVGLPLSGANGAFTQMCQDILASETSRVGSKTNQNRVKEIVKELVERYSQQTMNNFR; this is encoded by the coding sequence ATGATTGATGAGATGACCACCGTATTAGAACCAAGTCCTTTGCCGGACTTTATAGAGACAAAGTATGTGAGGGATATTACCCAGAGGGCCCTTTCCTATATTAAGGCGGGTTTCCCTGTCCACCTGAGGGGGCCTTCTGGGACGGGTAAGACTACCCTGGCCATGCACCTGGCCAGTAAGATTACCAGACCGGTGGTAATGATCCACGGAGATGAAGAGTTCACCACCTCTGATCTGGTGGGTGGTGAATATGGCTACCGGATTAAAAAAGTGGTAGATCGGTTTATTTCCAGGGTGCTAAAGACAGAAGAAGATATGGTCAAGCGTTGGGTTGATAACCGGTTGACTGTAGCTTGTAAGTATGGATTCACCTTAATATACGATGAATTCACCCGTTCTCGTCCCGAGGCGAACAATATTCTTCTTTCTATTCTGCAGGAGAAGATGATGGATCTGCCCGTAGGAAGAGGTGGTGAGGAGCCGTATTTAAGAGTGGATCCCAATTTTACCGCTATCTTTACCTCTAATCCTGAGGAATATGCCGGGGTGCACCGAAGCCAGGATGCTTTAAGAGACAGGATGATCACCATGGATTTAGACCACTTTGATTATGATACCGAAGTGGCTATCACCCGGGCAAAATCCAAACTCTCTAAGCCGCGGGCCGAGATGATCGTTAAGATTGTGCGGGGTTTGAGGGAATCCGGGAAGTGTGAGTTTGCTCCAACCGTCCGGGGCTGTATTATGATTGCCAGGACACTTAAGGTGGTAGGCCTTCCTCTTTCAGGCGCTAATGGCGCCTTTACTCAGATGTGTCAGGATATATTGGCTTCTGAAACAAGCCGGGTGGGATCAAAGACAAATCAGAACAGGGTAAAAGAGATAGTTAAAGAGTTGGTTGAAAGATACAGTCAGCAGACGATGAACAATTTCAGGTAG